One genomic region from Apodemus sylvaticus chromosome 1, mApoSyl1.1, whole genome shotgun sequence encodes:
- the LOC127684267 gene encoding vomeronasal type-1 receptor 4-like yields MKMTSENFAMGVFLFSQISVGVLGNTSILFYYVTLILNGKHLMPKDLIIEHLTFANCLNIISRGIPRTMSYFGLKVFLNDIGCKIILYIYRITRGMCLYMMCLLSCFQAITISSSNSRWRKLKHRANKYIGPSCSVSWLVHLLLNIMIPSNVSSLSYTKNTTKRVSYEYCSLLASEKLVTALYMLLLCFSDGLCLGLMAYSSVSMVSRLYRHKRQVKHIHSAQHFLKVSPEDRATQTILILLCTFAISYLYSSIVTVFRTCSKYPVLWGVNVFTVIEICFPIFSPFVLITNLKTATSLFLPCTSKR; encoded by the coding sequence ATGAAAATGACTTCTGAAAACTTTGCAATGGGAGTATTTCTCTTCTCCCAGATTTCAGTGGGAGTGCTAGGCAATACCTCAATACTATTTTATTATGTCACTTTGATATTGAACGGAAAGCATTTAATGCCCAAAGATCTGATTATAGAGCACTTGACTTTTGCCAACTGCTTGAATATCATCTCAAGAGGTATTCCACGGACAATGTCTTATTTTGGATTGAAGGTTTTCCTGAATGACATTGGATgtaaaattatattgtatatataccgAATAACAAGGGGGATGTGCCTTTATATGATGTGCCTATTGAGTTGCTTCCAGGCAATCACAATCAGCTCCAGCAACTCCAGGTGGAGGAAGCTTAAGCACAGAGCCAACAAGTACATTGGTCCCTCCTGCTCAGTCAGTTGGCTTGTCCACCTGCTTCTAAATATCATGATTCCATCAAATGTGTCAAGCCTCAGTTACACGAAAAATACTACTAAGAGAGTGAGTTATGAATACTGTTCATTGCTTGCTTCTGAAAAATTGGTAACTGCACTGTATATGTTGTTACTGTGTTTCTCTGATGGACTGTGTCTGGGTCTCATGGCCTACTCAAGTGTCTCCATGGTGAGTAGACTCTACAGACACAAGAGGCAAGTCAAGCACATCCACAGTGCTCAGCACTTTCTGAAAGTCTCACCTGAAGACAGAGCCACGCAGACTATCCTCATCCTGCTGTGCACCTTTGCCATCTCTTACTTATACTCCTCCATTGTGACTGTTTTTAGAACATGCTCCAAATATCCAGTGCTATGGGGAGTAAATGTATTTACAGTTATAGAAATATGTTTTCCAATATTTTCCCCCTTTGTTCTTATCACCAATCTGAAGACTGCTACCAGTCTGTTTTTACCCTGCACTAGTAAGAGATAG